From Chryseobacterium joostei, the proteins below share one genomic window:
- a CDS encoding M16 family metallopeptidase: MIDRRYKETIHTDNNQYEYTTVTHDENKVRIYTLKNGLKVFLAQNFDAPRIQTFIPVRTGSNNDPADNTGLAHYLEHMMFKGTSKLGTQNWEKEKELLDQISILFEEHKAEQDSEKKKEIYKKIDEVSQEASQYAIANEYDKAISSLGASGTNAHTWFDETVYKNNIPNNELEKWLKVEKDRFSEIVLRLFHTELESVYEEFNRAQDNDTRLVNYELMAALFPTHPNGQQTTLGNPEHLKNPSMKAIHKYFDEYYVPNNYAMVLVGDLDFEETIQLIDQSFGTLPYKELPKKTPIIEEPITKIVKKTVKSPTTPRVQLAWRTDSYGTREAMLADVFANILSNRGEAGLLDLHINQTQKMLWAQAFSVGLKQYGYFSIVAVPKETQTLEEATEMVLEEIELVKKGDFPDWMLPAIINDFKLQRMKGLETSEGLATTLYDTYIKGRSWEQELNEMDEYASFTKEDIVNFANDFFKENYVVVNKEKGVNERLIRVENPGITPIKINRDTQSEFLKEILSEKTEDIQPEFINYQKEITTDEIKDKKLSFVRNKYNDLAQVHFIFPFGSDNDRELGISTQLLQYLGTHDLSPEDLKKEFFKIGVSNNFKTTSNQLLISLSGLEENIEKGISLLQNWMYNVQPNQEIYQQFVGTVLENRQAMKKDKNRIMTALINYTKLGSTSRFTDVISKEELESSKAEVFTDRMKQLFKYPYQVFFYGKDFERFKGYIGQYIETASLQMPEAKQYPEPATGGNVYFTDYDMVQMEMSKIGKGNPVNPSHFGKINVFNEYFGRGLSSIVFQEIRESKSLAYSAYVSYAANAELKHPDYITTYIGTQPDKLMIAVDTMNELMNELPEVPIQFENAKNAALKQIASTRVIRNNIFFNTLNLKKLGIYHDFRKDIYEEIQSLRFEDIKQFYETEIKPVHFNTAIIGKKENLNMEAVGKMGTFTELKLEDIFGH, translated from the coding sequence ATGATAGACAGAAGATATAAAGAAACGATTCATACGGATAACAATCAATACGAATATACCACAGTAACTCACGATGAAAATAAGGTAAGAATCTATACATTGAAAAACGGTCTAAAGGTTTTCCTTGCCCAAAATTTTGATGCACCAAGAATACAAACTTTTATTCCGGTGAGAACGGGAAGTAATAATGATCCTGCAGATAATACCGGACTAGCTCATTATCTTGAACACATGATGTTCAAGGGCACCTCTAAGTTAGGCACTCAAAACTGGGAAAAAGAGAAAGAACTTCTTGATCAGATCTCTATTCTATTTGAAGAACATAAAGCTGAGCAAGATTCTGAAAAGAAAAAGGAAATCTATAAAAAGATTGATGAAGTTTCTCAGGAAGCCAGCCAATATGCAATTGCCAATGAGTACGACAAGGCTATTTCGTCACTTGGAGCCAGTGGAACTAATGCACACACCTGGTTTGATGAAACAGTTTATAAGAATAACATCCCTAATAATGAACTGGAAAAATGGCTTAAAGTAGAGAAAGACAGATTTTCTGAAATTGTACTTCGTCTTTTCCATACTGAACTGGAGTCTGTGTATGAGGAATTCAACAGAGCACAGGATAATGATACGAGGCTTGTTAATTATGAATTGATGGCAGCTCTTTTCCCCACTCATCCAAATGGACAACAAACTACACTGGGTAATCCGGAGCATTTGAAAAATCCGTCCATGAAAGCTATCCATAAGTATTTTGATGAATACTATGTTCCTAATAATTATGCGATGGTTTTGGTGGGTGATCTTGATTTTGAGGAAACCATTCAATTAATTGATCAGTCTTTTGGTACTCTTCCTTATAAAGAATTGCCTAAAAAAACACCCATTATTGAAGAGCCTATTACCAAGATTGTAAAAAAGACTGTAAAAAGCCCTACTACTCCAAGGGTTCAATTGGCCTGGAGAACGGACAGCTATGGAACCAGAGAAGCCATGCTCGCAGATGTTTTTGCCAATATTTTGAGTAACAGAGGTGAAGCAGGATTATTGGATCTTCATATCAACCAGACTCAAAAAATGCTTTGGGCACAAGCGTTCTCTGTGGGGTTAAAACAATATGGCTATTTTTCTATTGTTGCAGTTCCGAAAGAAACTCAAACTCTGGAAGAAGCTACTGAAATGGTTTTAGAGGAAATTGAACTTGTAAAAAAGGGTGATTTCCCAGACTGGATGCTTCCTGCAATCATTAATGACTTTAAGCTTCAAAGAATGAAAGGTCTTGAAACATCGGAAGGTCTTGCCACTACTCTTTACGACACCTATATAAAAGGGAGAAGCTGGGAACAGGAACTGAATGAAATGGACGAGTATGCAAGCTTCACAAAAGAAGATATTGTCAATTTTGCCAATGATTTTTTCAAGGAAAATTATGTGGTTGTTAACAAGGAGAAAGGTGTTAACGAAAGATTAATCAGAGTTGAGAACCCAGGCATCACTCCTATCAAAATTAATCGCGATACGCAATCTGAGTTTTTAAAGGAAATATTATCTGAAAAAACGGAAGATATTCAACCCGAATTCATCAACTATCAAAAAGAGATTACCACTGATGAAATTAAGGATAAGAAACTAAGCTTTGTAAGAAATAAATATAATGATCTTGCTCAGGTACATTTTATTTTCCCTTTTGGAAGTGATAATGATAGAGAACTGGGAATTTCTACACAATTGCTGCAATATTTAGGAACCCATGATCTTTCTCCTGAGGATTTAAAAAAGGAATTTTTCAAAATCGGGGTAAGCAATAATTTTAAAACAACCAGTAACCAGTTACTCATCTCTCTGAGTGGATTGGAAGAAAATATCGAAAAGGGAATTTCTCTTTTACAGAACTGGATGTATAATGTACAGCCTAACCAGGAGATCTATCAACAATTTGTAGGAACTGTTCTGGAAAATCGTCAGGCCATGAAGAAAGATAAGAACCGCATTATGACTGCACTCATCAATTATACCAAATTGGGAAGTACTTCGCGGTTTACGGATGTTATCTCCAAGGAAGAGCTTGAAAGCAGTAAAGCTGAAGTATTCACAGACCGAATGAAGCAGCTTTTCAAGTATCCTTACCAAGTTTTCTTTTATGGAAAGGACTTTGAAAGATTCAAAGGGTATATTGGCCAATATATTGAGACAGCAAGTCTTCAGATGCCGGAAGCCAAACAATACCCGGAACCTGCTACAGGTGGTAATGTTTATTTTACAGACTATGACATGGTTCAGATGGAAATGAGTAAGATTGGAAAAGGAAATCCGGTTAATCCGTCTCATTTTGGAAAAATCAATGTATTCAATGAGTATTTTGGAAGAGGATTATCCTCAATTGTTTTCCAGGAGATCCGCGAAAGTAAGAGCCTTGCTTATTCTGCCTATGTCTCCTACGCTGCCAATGCTGAATTAAAGCACCCTGATTACATTACCACTTATATAGGAACGCAGCCGGACAAGCTCATGATTGCTGTGGACACGATGAACGAACTGATGAATGAACTTCCTGAGGTACCCATTCAGTTTGAAAATGCAAAGAATGCAGCGCTGAAACAAATTGCATCAACCAGAGTTATTAGAAATAATATTTTCTTCAATACTTTAAATCTAAAGAAACTGGGTATTTATCATGACTTCAGAAAAGATATTTATGAAGAGATCCAAAGTCTGAGATTTGAAGATATCAAACAGTTTTATGAAACGGAAATCAAACCTGTGCATTTTAATACAGCCATTATTGGTAAAAAGGAAAACCTGAATATGGAAGCCGTAGGAAAAATGGGAACATTTACAGAACTCAAGCTAGAAGATATCTTTGGACATTAG
- a CDS encoding S46 family peptidase gives MTKKILLSVFLLPAAMAFAQQYGGMWIPTELNEKEMKDLGMKISAKDIFNPQKPSIKDAVVQFNGGCTAEIISPKGLLLTNHHCGYGQIQAHSTVQNDLLSNGFWAKNTNGELPNPGVKVDFIVDIKEVTDQVLEGTDNLTEPELTKRINNNIEVYKNSQKIESYQSIMVKPMYYGNKYYAYTIETYKDIRLVGAPPQSIGKFGSDTDNWVWPRHTGDFSMFRIYADKNNKPAEYSKDNVPYVPKHYLPVSIKDKNENDFTFVFGFPGKTTEYLPAVAVEKIMKDIDPARIAVRDVALKTLDEKMRVDNETRIKYASKYASVANYWKKWIGEVEGLKKSNAVEKKVMYEGSLVSKNPEIKTTLDQLNKLYNDQAPYALNNAYYTEVVKNAETLKLAGDYYDFVASVEAGRMDEKELTKLKTKLTSFYKDYSAELDARVTAKLLALYTNKTAPQFLPTGFSKYKDENANIPVVEDMSKNSIITGRTAVNGGTLTADIDKAFSNQDKLIKTLKKDPIYQLYVSLKETYMKTADPQYSSLQVKIDAMQKKFMAQQMETDKDRKFFPDANSTLRVTYGKVKGSAPRDAVSYGYQTHLAGVMEKYIPGDYEFDVPKKLIELYNKKDFGIYKDKTGDVPVGFTATNHTTGGNSGSPALDANGNLVGLNFDRQWEGTMSDINYDPRFSRNIMVDTKYILFVIEKFADSKWLVDEMKVIK, from the coding sequence ATGACAAAAAAGATACTTTTATCCGTATTTCTTTTGCCGGCTGCAATGGCATTTGCACAACAATATGGAGGAATGTGGATTCCTACAGAACTGAATGAAAAGGAAATGAAGGATCTGGGAATGAAAATCTCTGCTAAAGATATTTTCAACCCTCAGAAGCCAAGCATTAAGGATGCTGTAGTGCAGTTTAACGGTGGATGTACCGCGGAAATTATTTCTCCTAAAGGATTGTTGTTGACCAATCACCACTGTGGTTATGGTCAGATTCAGGCACATTCTACCGTTCAGAACGATCTTCTTTCAAACGGATTCTGGGCTAAAAATACCAATGGTGAACTTCCTAATCCGGGAGTGAAAGTAGACTTTATTGTAGATATAAAAGAAGTTACAGACCAGGTATTGGAGGGAACAGATAACCTTACAGAGCCTGAGCTTACCAAAAGAATCAATAACAATATTGAGGTTTATAAAAACTCTCAGAAAATTGAATCTTATCAATCCATCATGGTAAAGCCTATGTACTATGGAAACAAGTACTACGCTTACACCATCGAAACATATAAGGATATCCGTCTTGTAGGTGCACCACCTCAAAGCATAGGGAAATTCGGAAGTGATACTGATAACTGGGTTTGGCCTAGACATACAGGAGACTTCTCTATGTTCAGAATTTATGCAGACAAAAACAATAAGCCTGCAGAATATTCCAAGGACAATGTACCTTACGTTCCAAAGCACTATTTACCGGTTTCTATAAAAGATAAAAACGAAAACGATTTTACATTTGTATTCGGTTTCCCTGGAAAAACTACAGAATATCTTCCTGCAGTAGCTGTAGAGAAGATCATGAAGGACATTGATCCTGCAAGAATTGCTGTACGTGATGTAGCTTTAAAGACTTTGGATGAAAAAATGCGTGTGGATAACGAAACACGTATTAAGTACGCTTCTAAGTATGCCTCTGTTGCCAATTACTGGAAAAAATGGATAGGTGAAGTAGAGGGGTTGAAGAAATCTAACGCAGTTGAGAAAAAGGTAATGTATGAAGGTTCTTTAGTTTCTAAAAACCCTGAAATCAAGACTACTTTGGATCAATTGAACAAGCTTTACAATGATCAGGCTCCTTATGCATTAAACAATGCTTACTACACAGAAGTAGTAAAAAATGCCGAGACATTAAAGCTGGCAGGAGATTATTATGATTTTGTAGCTTCCGTAGAAGCTGGCAGAATGGATGAGAAAGAGCTTACCAAGTTAAAAACAAAGCTAACGTCTTTCTATAAGGATTACAGTGCAGAACTTGATGCAAGGGTAACCGCAAAATTATTGGCTTTATACACCAATAAAACTGCACCACAGTTTTTACCAACAGGTTTCAGCAAATATAAAGACGAAAATGCAAACATTCCTGTAGTGGAAGATATGTCTAAAAACTCTATCATCACAGGAAGAACTGCTGTAAATGGAGGAACATTAACTGCAGATATTGATAAGGCATTTTCTAATCAGGATAAACTGATAAAAACATTAAAGAAAGATCCTATTTATCAACTGTATGTTTCCTTGAAAGAAACGTATATGAAGACTGCAGATCCTCAATATTCTTCACTTCAGGTAAAAATTGATGCCATGCAGAAGAAGTTTATGGCTCAGCAGATGGAAACTGATAAAGACAGAAAATTCTTCCCGGATGCCAATTCAACTCTTCGTGTAACGTATGGTAAAGTAAAAGGATCGGCTCCAAGAGATGCTGTTTCTTACGGTTATCAGACTCACCTGGCTGGAGTAATGGAAAAATATATTCCTGGAGATTATGAATTTGATGTTCCTAAGAAACTGATTGAACTTTACAATAAAAAGGATTTCGGAATTTATAAAGACAAAACAGGTGACGTTCCTGTTGGGTTTACTGCAACAAACCATACTACAGGAGGAAACTCAGGAAGTCCGGCTCTTGATGCCAATGGAAATCTGGTAGGATTGAACTTCGACAGACAGTGGGAGGGAACCATGAGTGATATTAACTACGATCCTCGTTTCAGCAGAAACATTATGGTGGATACAAAATATATTCTTTTCGTTATTGAAAAATTCGCCGATTCAAAATGGCTTGTTGATGAAATGAAAGTCATCAAATAA
- a CDS encoding MgtC/SapB family protein, whose protein sequence is MEFLQDHYVVQNELLLIFISVILGLLIGAEREYRNKSAGLRTFILVCFGSCLFTILSIKIGVANPDRLAANIITGIGFLGAGVIFKGENKIEGITTATTIWATASIGMAVGSGYVYFSLLGTALVLIVLSALTYLQSFIDNYNKVIEYKIAVTDSIGFKHCETIFKDHHLKYLMIKQQYTQGNLTVTWRLTGKNNHHEEVIKCLMEDPKIIAYQF, encoded by the coding sequence ATGGAATTTCTTCAGGACCATTATGTAGTCCAAAACGAGCTGCTTCTTATTTTTATTTCCGTGATTCTGGGATTGCTGATTGGTGCTGAACGGGAATACCGCAACAAATCAGCGGGACTTCGTACATTTATTTTAGTATGTTTTGGTTCCTGTCTGTTTACCATACTTTCCATAAAAATCGGAGTCGCTAATCCGGATCGGTTAGCAGCCAATATTATCACAGGAATAGGCTTTTTGGGAGCTGGAGTAATATTTAAAGGAGAAAATAAAATTGAAGGAATTACTACAGCAACTACCATCTGGGCAACTGCATCAATAGGAATGGCGGTAGGTTCAGGATATGTCTATTTCTCACTTTTAGGAACAGCCTTGGTATTAATAGTTCTGAGTGCATTAACTTATCTTCAAAGCTTCATTGATAACTATAATAAAGTAATAGAATATAAAATTGCCGTAACAGATTCTATAGGATTTAAACATTGTGAAACTATTTTCAAGGATCATCATTTAAAATATTTGATGATAAAACAACAATATACACAAGGGAACTTAACCGTTACCTGGAGGCTTACAGGAAAAAATAACCATCATGAGGAAGTCATCAAATGCCTGATGGAAGACCCTAAAATAATAGCTTATCAATTTTAG
- a CDS encoding copper resistance protein NlpE, producing MMKNKMFILGIGAALFLASCSKKETVETSGTSTDSATAVQPVATDSITKATPTAAGDTSENSLDWNGTYEAVVPCADCPGIKTSLTLNDDKTFSITEEYLDRNSKNQDKGSFTWDTTGSVITLKGKTANYKYKVGENILIQLDMDGKEIDGPHKDLYIFKKK from the coding sequence ATGATGAAAAACAAAATGTTTATTTTGGGAATTGGAGCAGCTTTGTTTCTTGCTTCTTGTTCTAAAAAAGAAACAGTTGAAACCTCAGGTACTTCTACAGATTCTGCAACAGCTGTTCAGCCAGTGGCTACAGACAGTATCACAAAGGCAACTCCTACAGCGGCTGGTGACACTTCTGAAAATTCTCTTGACTGGAACGGAACCTATGAAGCTGTAGTTCCTTGTGCAGACTGTCCGGGAATCAAGACTTCATTAACGTTGAATGATGATAAAACATTTAGCATTACGGAGGAATATCTTGACAGAAATTCAAAAAATCAGGATAAGGGATCTTTCACCTGGGATACTACGGGAAGTGTTATTACTTTAAAGGGAAAAACAGCAAACTATAAATATAAGGTTGGCGAAAACATACTTATCCAACTGGATATGGACGGTAAGGAAATTGACGGTCCTCACAAAGATCTGTATATATTCAAGAAAAAATAA